One stretch of Zingiber officinale cultivar Zhangliang chromosome 6B, Zo_v1.1, whole genome shotgun sequence DNA includes these proteins:
- the LOC121992445 gene encoding uncharacterized protein LOC121992445 isoform X1, translating to MAATFLAHIKRYSLPLILFGLGFFFQLVVLPKSFPPTYYDVLHLKRNASVEEVDHSYHNLMSKLFAESDPPITNELIKIRYAFELLTNPLWKRDYDLFGIDEYSHVINNVKDRYRGGHFSEIELPIINLSSLGMLSDVTNNLTPMEFISTVGKSKPLLIQIYSSGSLRCAEFIRAWKRIESLLEGVAETGMVELGDLQLSSYLAETAFAEQPYFRNGVPSLVAFPSNCTNTRCIERYHDEFSVDSILDWMATNILGLPRILYYSKETLAKFIATSGRHKVKVICFSKTGERAAPFIRQAAKEHFSEASFAYVLWREVDMPFWWNMFGVDSAPSVVLLKDIYSKPVTYSGSFNHLQLVKMMDDYKKNDIPQLRTVSSMELGCDARGYSRAGNETVTWYCLILIGRAGHAMTQMRETLRRASDVLMVGDDSDYARNVNLSVASVASAAMKENRLTFTWLDGEVQQKYCQFHLAPEYHTKSCGPSYEDGVDVPQILIVRYLRNSTDNNAENDRWKHFRNQYLGDTNVASQLIARYPGPEDVEELIQWISQIVERGDTREFPYFTFETPDLVPEDKQSTGSPVGQSFRRGINYRFKNLRMYISDLPRDPRIGPILLLTACLLFGTIWLQNNRTTQANTPDNSTSNTSSRRRPWPARTDDVPSSMTDEEPKDAYQLLKTDSDSE from the exons ATGGCGGCTACATTTCTTGCTCACATAAAGCGGTACTCGCTCCCTTTGATTTTGTTTGGCCTCGGCTTCTTCTTCCAGCTAGTTGTCCTCCCGAAGTCCTTTCCTCCTACGTACTATGATG TTCTTCATTTGAAGAGGAACGCATCCGTTGAGGAAGTTGACCACTCGTACCACAATCTGATGTCAAAGTT GTTTGCAGAATCAGATCCTCCAATCACTAACGAACTCATTAAG attcgTTATGCATTTGAACTTTTAACAAATCCTTTATGGAAGAGAGATTATGACCTTTTTGGCATTGATGAATACTCG CATGTCATTAATAATGTCAAAGACAGATACCGTGGAGGCCATTTCTCAGAGATCGAACTCCCAATTATTAATTTATCTTCACTTG GTATGTTGAGTGATGTGACCAATAACCTCACTCCAATGGAGTTCATCTCTACTGTTGGGAAATCAAAGCCTTTGCTCATACAA atttattcttCTGGAAGCCTTCGCTGTGCTGAATTCATCCGTGCTTGGAAGAGGATAG AAAGTTTGTTGGAAGGTGTTGCTGAGACAGGTATGGTGGAATTAGGCGATCTTCAACTGTCTTCTTACCTTGCAGAAACTGCATTTGCTGAGCAGCCATACTTTCGGAATG GTGTACCCTCGCTTGTTGCCTTTCCTTCTAATTGTACAAATACTCGTTGCATTGAAAG GTATCATGATGAATTCTCAGTTGATTCAATTTTAGATTGGATGGCAACCAATATTCTTGGTCTACCTCGCATTCTTTACTATTCAAAGGAGACTCTG GCAAAGTTTATTGCAACAAGTGGTCGCCATAAG GTGAAAGTTATTTGTTTCTCAAAAACTGGAGAGCGTGCTGCTCCATTCATACGCCAAGCTGCCAAAGAGCATTTTTCTGAAGCATCTTTTGCTTATGTTTTGTGGAGAGAGGTTGACATGCCTTTTTGGTGGAACAT GTTTGGAGTGGACTCAGCACCTTCTGTTGTTCTTCTGAAGGACATCTATTCAAAGCCTGTCACCTACAGTG GGAGTTTCAATCACTTGCAGTTAGTGAAGATGATGGATGATTATAAGAAAAATG ATATCCCGCAATTGAGGACTGTTAGTTCTATGGAACTCGGCTGTGATGCAAGAGGATACTCTCGTGCTGGAAATGAGACTGTAACCTGGTATTGCCTTATTCTCATTGGACGTGCAGGTCATGCAATGACTCAGATGCGTGAG ACCTTGCGCAGGGCAAGTGATGTCCTGATGGTTGGTGatgattcagactatgccagaAATGTCAATCTTTCAGTTGCTAGTGTTGCTTCTGCTGCTATGAAAGAGAATCGTTTAACTTTTACTTGGCTTGATGGAGAAGTTCAGCAG AAATATTGCCAATTTCACCTTGCTCCAGAATACCACACTAAAAGTTGTGGACCAAGTTATGAAGATGGTGTTGATGTGCCTCAAATATTGATTGTTCGTTATTTAAGAAACTCAACAGATAATAATGCAGAGAACGACAGGTGGAAGCATTTTCGAAATCAATATTTGGGGGACACCAACGTTGCCTCTCAGCTGATTGCTAGATATCCCGGTCCTGAGGATGTGGAAGAG TTAATTCAGTGGATATCACAAATTGTTGAGCGTGGTGACACCAGAGAATTTCCTTATTTT ACGTTCGAAACCCCAGATCTTGTCCCTGAGGATAAACAATCAACGGGATCACCAGTTGGTCAATCTTTCAGGAGAGGAATAAACTACAGGTTCAAAAATCTCCGTATGTATATCAGTGACTTGCCTCGTGATCCCAGGATAGGTCCGATCTTGCTGTTAACTGCATGTTTGTTATTCGGAACCATTTGGCTGCAGAACAATCGGACAACGCAAGCTAATACACCC GACAATTCGACGAGCAACACGAGTTCCCGACGCCGACCTTGGCCTGCAAGAACTGATGATGTGCCTTCATCGATGACCGATGAGGAACCAAAGGATGCTTATCAGTTGCTGAAAACAGATTCCGATTCAGAGTAG
- the LOC121992445 gene encoding uncharacterized protein LOC121992445 isoform X2: MAATFLAHIKRYSLPLILFGLGFFFQLVVLPKSFPPTYYDVLHLKRNASVEEVDHSYHNLMSKFAESDPPITNELIKIRYAFELLTNPLWKRDYDLFGIDEYSHVINNVKDRYRGGHFSEIELPIINLSSLGMLSDVTNNLTPMEFISTVGKSKPLLIQIYSSGSLRCAEFIRAWKRIESLLEGVAETGMVELGDLQLSSYLAETAFAEQPYFRNGVPSLVAFPSNCTNTRCIERYHDEFSVDSILDWMATNILGLPRILYYSKETLAKFIATSGRHKVKVICFSKTGERAAPFIRQAAKEHFSEASFAYVLWREVDMPFWWNMFGVDSAPSVVLLKDIYSKPVTYSGSFNHLQLVKMMDDYKKNDIPQLRTVSSMELGCDARGYSRAGNETVTWYCLILIGRAGHAMTQMRETLRRASDVLMVGDDSDYARNVNLSVASVASAAMKENRLTFTWLDGEVQQKYCQFHLAPEYHTKSCGPSYEDGVDVPQILIVRYLRNSTDNNAENDRWKHFRNQYLGDTNVASQLIARYPGPEDVEELIQWISQIVERGDTREFPYFTFETPDLVPEDKQSTGSPVGQSFRRGINYRFKNLRMYISDLPRDPRIGPILLLTACLLFGTIWLQNNRTTQANTPDNSTSNTSSRRRPWPARTDDVPSSMTDEEPKDAYQLLKTDSDSE, from the exons ATGGCGGCTACATTTCTTGCTCACATAAAGCGGTACTCGCTCCCTTTGATTTTGTTTGGCCTCGGCTTCTTCTTCCAGCTAGTTGTCCTCCCGAAGTCCTTTCCTCCTACGTACTATGATG TTCTTCATTTGAAGAGGAACGCATCCGTTGAGGAAGTTGACCACTCGTACCACAATCTGATGTCAAA GTTTGCAGAATCAGATCCTCCAATCACTAACGAACTCATTAAG attcgTTATGCATTTGAACTTTTAACAAATCCTTTATGGAAGAGAGATTATGACCTTTTTGGCATTGATGAATACTCG CATGTCATTAATAATGTCAAAGACAGATACCGTGGAGGCCATTTCTCAGAGATCGAACTCCCAATTATTAATTTATCTTCACTTG GTATGTTGAGTGATGTGACCAATAACCTCACTCCAATGGAGTTCATCTCTACTGTTGGGAAATCAAAGCCTTTGCTCATACAA atttattcttCTGGAAGCCTTCGCTGTGCTGAATTCATCCGTGCTTGGAAGAGGATAG AAAGTTTGTTGGAAGGTGTTGCTGAGACAGGTATGGTGGAATTAGGCGATCTTCAACTGTCTTCTTACCTTGCAGAAACTGCATTTGCTGAGCAGCCATACTTTCGGAATG GTGTACCCTCGCTTGTTGCCTTTCCTTCTAATTGTACAAATACTCGTTGCATTGAAAG GTATCATGATGAATTCTCAGTTGATTCAATTTTAGATTGGATGGCAACCAATATTCTTGGTCTACCTCGCATTCTTTACTATTCAAAGGAGACTCTG GCAAAGTTTATTGCAACAAGTGGTCGCCATAAG GTGAAAGTTATTTGTTTCTCAAAAACTGGAGAGCGTGCTGCTCCATTCATACGCCAAGCTGCCAAAGAGCATTTTTCTGAAGCATCTTTTGCTTATGTTTTGTGGAGAGAGGTTGACATGCCTTTTTGGTGGAACAT GTTTGGAGTGGACTCAGCACCTTCTGTTGTTCTTCTGAAGGACATCTATTCAAAGCCTGTCACCTACAGTG GGAGTTTCAATCACTTGCAGTTAGTGAAGATGATGGATGATTATAAGAAAAATG ATATCCCGCAATTGAGGACTGTTAGTTCTATGGAACTCGGCTGTGATGCAAGAGGATACTCTCGTGCTGGAAATGAGACTGTAACCTGGTATTGCCTTATTCTCATTGGACGTGCAGGTCATGCAATGACTCAGATGCGTGAG ACCTTGCGCAGGGCAAGTGATGTCCTGATGGTTGGTGatgattcagactatgccagaAATGTCAATCTTTCAGTTGCTAGTGTTGCTTCTGCTGCTATGAAAGAGAATCGTTTAACTTTTACTTGGCTTGATGGAGAAGTTCAGCAG AAATATTGCCAATTTCACCTTGCTCCAGAATACCACACTAAAAGTTGTGGACCAAGTTATGAAGATGGTGTTGATGTGCCTCAAATATTGATTGTTCGTTATTTAAGAAACTCAACAGATAATAATGCAGAGAACGACAGGTGGAAGCATTTTCGAAATCAATATTTGGGGGACACCAACGTTGCCTCTCAGCTGATTGCTAGATATCCCGGTCCTGAGGATGTGGAAGAG TTAATTCAGTGGATATCACAAATTGTTGAGCGTGGTGACACCAGAGAATTTCCTTATTTT ACGTTCGAAACCCCAGATCTTGTCCCTGAGGATAAACAATCAACGGGATCACCAGTTGGTCAATCTTTCAGGAGAGGAATAAACTACAGGTTCAAAAATCTCCGTATGTATATCAGTGACTTGCCTCGTGATCCCAGGATAGGTCCGATCTTGCTGTTAACTGCATGTTTGTTATTCGGAACCATTTGGCTGCAGAACAATCGGACAACGCAAGCTAATACACCC GACAATTCGACGAGCAACACGAGTTCCCGACGCCGACCTTGGCCTGCAAGAACTGATGATGTGCCTTCATCGATGACCGATGAGGAACCAAAGGATGCTTATCAGTTGCTGAAAACAGATTCCGATTCAGAGTAG